One window of Methanogenium organophilum genomic DNA carries:
- a CDS encoding molybdopterin molybdotransferase MoeA: MSIFLDLIPVSRAEEILQDIAPPMEEEWVSLLDAYRCVLSQPITAQEDIPGFTRTVVDGYAVSASDTIGAGEALPAMLTITGRVGMGDGDAGIVRPGECRYVPTGAVIPDGANAVAMIEYAEESGDEVLVYRAVAEGENLTLQGDDFRKGEMVFPAGRRLSSRDLGVLGALGVTMVPVRRKPVLGIISTGNELISPDKTPGPGEIRDVNTYLCRGYAEERGTVPRMYGIVPDERGPLEEAIRQAVAECDLVCISGGSSKGERDMCAAILADLGTVHAHGIALAPGKPTIIGTISDVPVLGLPGHPASAYVVLVALGDVLIAAMTGSAAARITVPARCAAPIPSARGREDYIRVRLEGHDAYPLFGKSGLTNTLIESHGLLRVPDGREGYEKGAEVEVILW, translated from the coding sequence ATGAGCATATTTCTGGACCTGATTCCCGTCTCTCGCGCCGAAGAGATCCTGCAGGATATTGCACCACCCATGGAGGAGGAATGGGTCTCCCTGCTTGATGCATACAGGTGTGTCCTCTCCCAACCAATTACCGCACAGGAAGACATACCCGGGTTCACCCGTACGGTTGTGGACGGATACGCCGTTAGTGCGTCGGATACTATTGGTGCCGGAGAGGCATTACCTGCCATGCTCACCATTACCGGACGGGTAGGAATGGGAGATGGGGATGCCGGAATTGTCAGGCCAGGTGAATGCCGGTATGTCCCGACAGGCGCAGTCATTCCCGATGGTGCCAATGCCGTCGCCATGATCGAATATGCAGAAGAGTCAGGCGATGAGGTCCTTGTCTATCGGGCAGTCGCAGAGGGAGAGAACCTCACTCTTCAGGGAGACGATTTCCGGAAAGGTGAAATGGTGTTTCCCGCAGGAAGACGCCTGTCATCACGCGATCTCGGTGTCCTGGGGGCACTTGGCGTAACCATGGTGCCTGTGCGCAGGAAACCTGTGCTCGGAATCATCAGCACAGGGAATGAACTCATCAGTCCGGATAAGACTCCCGGACCGGGTGAAATCAGAGACGTCAACACCTACCTCTGTCGCGGATATGCAGAAGAACGGGGCACTGTCCCACGCATGTATGGCATCGTTCCCGACGAACGGGGCCCTCTCGAGGAGGCCATCCGCCAGGCAGTAGCAGAGTGCGATCTGGTCTGTATCTCCGGCGGCAGCTCAAAAGGAGAACGGGATATGTGTGCCGCCATTCTTGCAGACCTCGGTACGGTTCATGCACATGGCATTGCGCTTGCACCCGGCAAACCGACGATCATCGGCACGATCAGTGATGTACCCGTGCTGGGCCTTCCCGGCCACCCGGCATCTGCCTATGTAGTCCTTGTGGCACTGGGTGATGTACTGATCGCCGCCATGACAGGAAGCGCGGCTGCACGGATAACCGTACCGGCCCGCTGCGCCGCACCGATCCCATCCGCACGTGGACGGGAGGACTACATACGCGTTCGGCTTGAGGGACATGACGCATACCCGCTCTTTGGAAAATCCGGCCTTACAAATACCCTTATTGAAAGCCATGGACTGCTCCGCGTCCCTGATGGCAGGGAAGGGTATGAAAAGGGTGCAGAGGTCGAGGTGATCCTGTGGTAA
- a CDS encoding molybdopterin biosynthesis protein gives MVTRVKRYLELVSLNEALEKTLTSFPYIPGVEDVPLSAAAGRVTATPVFTRQSVPPVHLSAMDGIAVKSRDTTGASEQRPVTLQDSLRVNTGNVVSSEYDAVIMIEDVEETDNGHYTIRKAAAPWQHIRPVGEDIGESEMIVPSSHRIRPHEIGALAAYGVTTVPVRSVRAGLIATGSELVPVGTRPEAGQVIESNMQMASACLRDFGATPTYYGIVPDEPDKIRKAVIRATEENDMVIISAGSSKGTRDFTASIIEELGEVFIHGVAIKPARPVIIGTIDGKPVIGTPGYPLAAYTIIREIIGPMMHAYGLQPAVPETIPVVLSTRLDSAGGTDEFVLLSAGRVSNRWVAVPQSRGAGVQMSAVRANAYMKIPARKEGVMAGEEVQATLMAPRSVVAESLLITGSHDPCIDYLGDMLRKHAVTIHPTHTGSMGGVLSLKKDTCHAAPMHLLAEDGTYNTHYLEKYLPDIPLTIICGAEREQGIIAPEPVTFDDLPDKRIINRQKGSGTRILFDHLLKEKGIDPAGITGYEREATTHLAVALAVRSGEVEAGIGVYSAAKALGLSFTPIGTERYELVTRTSTYEDMPEVRKLFDTVASDAFKEILHRLGGYRTEETGIIRRIP, from the coding sequence GTGGTAACGAGAGTAAAACGATATCTCGAACTGGTCTCTCTGAATGAGGCCCTTGAAAAGACACTCACATCATTCCCGTACATCCCCGGAGTAGAGGATGTTCCCCTCTCCGCAGCTGCGGGCAGAGTAACCGCAACCCCGGTATTCACACGACAGTCTGTCCCACCAGTGCATCTCTCGGCGATGGACGGGATAGCAGTGAAAAGCCGGGATACAACCGGGGCCAGTGAACAGCGCCCGGTGACCCTGCAGGATTCCCTGCGAGTCAATACCGGCAATGTGGTCTCCTCAGAGTATGATGCAGTCATCATGATTGAGGATGTTGAGGAAACAGATAACGGCCACTACACTATCCGCAAGGCCGCCGCTCCCTGGCAGCACATCCGGCCGGTGGGAGAAGACATCGGCGAATCCGAGATGATTGTCCCTTCATCCCACCGCATCCGTCCCCACGAGATCGGTGCCCTCGCTGCCTACGGAGTGACGACTGTCCCTGTGCGGAGTGTGCGGGCAGGACTCATTGCAACCGGTAGTGAACTGGTACCCGTTGGTACGAGACCCGAAGCAGGCCAGGTCATTGAGAGCAATATGCAGATGGCATCCGCATGTCTCCGGGATTTCGGGGCCACACCCACCTATTATGGCATTGTACCGGATGAACCGGACAAAATCCGTAAAGCCGTCATCCGGGCGACAGAGGAGAATGATATGGTCATCATCTCCGCAGGCTCCTCCAAGGGGACCCGTGATTTTACGGCATCCATTATCGAAGAACTGGGAGAGGTGTTCATCCACGGGGTTGCCATCAAACCGGCACGTCCGGTAATAATCGGTACCATCGACGGCAAACCTGTCATCGGCACCCCCGGATACCCACTTGCCGCATATACCATCATCCGCGAAATCATCGGTCCGATGATGCACGCATACGGCCTGCAGCCGGCGGTGCCAGAGACCATTCCCGTCGTCCTCTCCACACGGCTGGACTCGGCAGGAGGCACGGACGAATTTGTTTTGCTCTCGGCAGGCAGGGTCAGCAACCGGTGGGTGGCTGTCCCCCAGTCCCGCGGTGCAGGCGTGCAGATGAGTGCGGTTCGTGCAAATGCCTATATGAAGATTCCCGCACGTAAAGAGGGTGTTATGGCGGGCGAGGAAGTGCAGGCGACCCTGATGGCCCCGCGGTCCGTTGTAGCGGAATCACTTCTCATCACCGGCAGCCATGACCCATGTATCGATTATCTCGGCGACATGCTCCGGAAACATGCAGTCACTATCCACCCCACCCACACCGGCAGCATGGGAGGCGTCCTCTCTCTGAAAAAGGACACCTGTCATGCAGCACCGATGCACCTTCTCGCTGAGGATGGCACCTACAATACTCACTACCTGGAGAAGTACCTGCCTGACATCCCACTCACCATCATCTGTGGGGCAGAACGCGAACAGGGCATCATCGCACCCGAGCCGGTCACCTTTGACGACCTTCCCGATAAACGGATCATCAACCGACAGAAGGGCTCCGGGACACGAATCCTCTTTGACCATCTCCTGAAAGAGAAGGGCATAGACCCCGCGGGCATTACCGGATATGAGCGGGAAGCAACTACCCATCTTGCCGTAGCCCTTGCCGTCCGGTCCGGCGAGGTGGAAGCAGGCATCGGAGTTTACAGTGCGGCAAAGGCACTTGGTCTTTCATTCACCCCTATCGGAACAGAACGCTACGAACTGGTGACACGGACATCGACCTATGAAGACATGCCGGAAGTCAGAAAACTCTTCGATACCGTAGCTTCAGATGCGTTCAAAGAGATACTCCACCGTCTTGGCGGATACCGTACAGAAGAAACAGGGATAATCAGAAGAATACCCTGA
- the fhcD gene encoding formylmethanofuran--tetrahydromethanopterin N-formyltransferase produces MELNGVFIEDEYAEAFPNWACRVIITAINEKWAVNAATEATGFATSAIGCPCEAGIERILSPEETPDGRPGVAIMIFAGGKKKVKEQVVERLAECVLTSPTAAVFDGMPDAEERIDVKLHFFGDKFEHKVEVGGRQCWAIPIMNGEYIGEEEFGIVKGIAGGNFFIMGESVEAALEASEKAIEAIKTVPGSITSFPVVASGSKVGSNAYKFMPATTNEKYCPTIRDQVEDTKVPEGVACIYEIVIDGVDEEAIKAATKAGVEAAVTVPGIKQITSGNFGGNLGPYKFQLSEIL; encoded by the coding sequence ATGGAATTAAACGGCGTTTTTATCGAAGATGAGTATGCAGAGGCATTCCCCAACTGGGCATGCCGTGTCATTATCACCGCAATCAATGAGAAATGGGCAGTTAACGCAGCAACCGAGGCAACCGGCTTTGCCACATCAGCAATCGGATGCCCCTGTGAAGCAGGAATCGAGCGTATTCTCTCCCCTGAAGAAACCCCGGACGGACGCCCCGGCGTTGCCATCATGATCTTTGCCGGCGGCAAGAAGAAGGTAAAAGAGCAGGTCGTTGAGCGCCTTGCAGAGTGTGTTCTTACCTCACCAACCGCAGCAGTCTTTGACGGCATGCCTGACGCAGAAGAGCGCATCGATGTCAAACTCCACTTCTTCGGTGACAAGTTCGAGCACAAGGTGGAAGTCGGCGGACGCCAGTGCTGGGCCATCCCCATCATGAACGGCGAATACATCGGTGAGGAAGAGTTCGGTATTGTGAAGGGTATCGCAGGCGGCAACTTCTTCATCATGGGAGAGTCCGTCGAGGCAGCACTCGAGGCATCCGAAAAGGCAATTGAGGCAATCAAAACCGTGCCAGGTTCCATCACCTCTTTCCCTGTTGTCGCATCCGGTTCAAAGGTCGGTTCAAACGCATACAAGTTCATGCCTGCAACCACCAACGAAAAGTACTGCCCAACCATCCGTGACCAGGTGGAAGACACCAAGGTTCCCGAGGGCGTTGCATGCATCTATGAAATTGTGATTGACGGCGTCGACGAAGAAGCCATCAAGGCAGCCACCAAGGCAGGCGTTGAGGCTGCTGTCACCGTGCCCGGCATCAAACAGATCACATCCGGAAACTTTGGCGGCAACCTTGGCCCGTACAAGTTCCAGCTCTCAGAAATTCTTTAA
- a CDS encoding DUF1743 domain-containing protein, with translation MIVYTPDEIQKRFGRLFSQRLLVMVDEDAGRAEILEECRCRGSIEWDVMNRKRAGGAVTGITVEGTSMTMQAKIGHYPARFGPADQELGGQALEGVEIQGDEVITSWAGIAGAGVGVAACLPQAPGVIRTEYESEDDLKIGGARLSRSRIVTPRYEKVTIGIDDTDTKEEGATWVLASQCAEACTIEGAEYLNMRLIQLNPKVPNKTTNCVGSALNFAVRPDKIDELLTYVRDFIQENAVSTDTGIAVYRGIGLPEVSPYMTKVKTEVLNQQECENEAARLGITYIDTCAGKGRIGALGAVLWANEGIEAAGLYGEHL, from the coding sequence ATGATAGTATACACCCCTGACGAAATACAGAAACGATTCGGGCGCCTCTTTTCCCAACGCCTGCTGGTAATGGTAGATGAAGATGCAGGACGGGCAGAGATTCTTGAAGAGTGCCGGTGCCGTGGGTCAATCGAATGGGACGTGATGAACCGGAAACGTGCCGGAGGGGCTGTCACCGGCATCACCGTCGAGGGTACATCGATGACCATGCAGGCAAAAATCGGACACTATCCCGCCCGTTTTGGCCCGGCAGATCAGGAACTCGGCGGTCAGGCACTCGAAGGTGTAGAGATCCAGGGTGACGAGGTAATTACATCATGGGCGGGTATCGCCGGTGCCGGTGTGGGCGTTGCCGCATGCCTCCCGCAGGCGCCTGGTGTCATCCGGACAGAATACGAATCTGAAGATGACCTGAAGATCGGCGGGGCACGCCTCAGCAGGTCACGGATTGTCACCCCCCGCTATGAGAAGGTCACGATAGGCATCGACGACACCGATACCAAAGAAGAAGGGGCCACATGGGTGCTTGCCAGCCAGTGCGCCGAGGCATGCACAATTGAGGGAGCAGAATACCTGAATATGCGCCTCATCCAGCTGAACCCGAAGGTCCCGAACAAGACGACAAACTGTGTGGGCTCTGCCCTGAATTTCGCCGTGCGGCCGGATAAAATTGATGAACTGCTGACGTACGTGCGTGACTTTATTCAGGAGAATGCCGTAAGCACAGACACCGGCATCGCGGTATACCGTGGTATCGGCCTCCCGGAGGTATCACCCTATATGACAAAAGTGAAGACCGAGGTCTTAAACCAGCAGGAATGTGAGAACGAGGCGGCACGGCTTGGCATCACCTATATCGACACCTGTGCGGGCAAGGGCAGAATCGGGGCACTCGGCGCAGTGCTCTGGGCAAATGAAGGCATTGAAGCAGCCGGGTTATATGGCGAACATCTCTGA
- the mmp11 gene encoding methanogenesis marker protein 11: MANISDPYSIRYPEICAVADENGTTVELIEEFACTGGAMWAGHNYQKSPLVQSVRVVGNTQRFLLSAGEEDLPLEGSYFPAGIAAVEVTDNEIGITYRGVGGGGVGATVCRAEAAGVIRSKSDPCGGGREAGAQIWLPRRERVIIGVDDTDTPEEGATWTLAHNIAEAVETPETRYISHTIVQLFPVPYRTKNCVGVACEFATSEPEMLVHAYEELLREYTLSDETGMAVFRGFSPAPLMNYGWKVKRGEVTKSDLNEIREHIEIRMEGRGIIGAAAAIPFATRYKEALSICTGET; this comes from the coding sequence ATGGCGAACATCTCTGACCCCTACTCTATCCGGTATCCGGAGATCTGCGCAGTCGCAGATGAGAACGGTACTACAGTCGAACTCATCGAAGAGTTTGCCTGCACCGGCGGGGCGATGTGGGCCGGGCACAATTACCAAAAAAGTCCTCTCGTGCAGTCCGTCCGGGTAGTCGGGAACACCCAGCGCTTCCTGCTCTCGGCAGGGGAGGAAGACCTTCCGCTGGAAGGATCCTATTTCCCGGCAGGGATTGCCGCAGTAGAAGTCACCGATAATGAGATAGGCATCACCTACCGGGGTGTGGGCGGCGGGGGTGTAGGAGCCACTGTCTGTCGTGCCGAGGCGGCGGGGGTAATACGCTCAAAGAGCGACCCCTGCGGCGGCGGACGCGAGGCAGGGGCCCAGATATGGCTTCCCCGGCGCGAACGGGTAATTATCGGTGTGGATGACACCGATACCCCCGAAGAAGGGGCTACCTGGACGCTCGCGCACAACATCGCAGAGGCGGTGGAAACCCCGGAAACACGCTACATCTCCCACACCATCGTGCAGCTCTTTCCAGTACCCTACCGGACAAAAAACTGTGTGGGCGTAGCATGTGAATTTGCAACCTCAGAACCCGAAATGCTGGTACATGCATATGAGGAACTGCTCCGGGAATACACCCTTTCGGATGAGACCGGCATGGCGGTCTTCCGCGGCTTTTCCCCGGCACCTCTCATGAACTATGGGTGGAAGGTAAAGCGCGGCGAGGTCACAAAGAGCGATCTCAACGAAATTCGTGAGCACATTGAAATCCGCATGGAAGGGCGGGGGATCATCGGTGCTGCAGCGGCCATCCCGTTTGCAACCCGGTACAAAGAGGCGCTGTCCATATGCACTGGGGAGACCTGA
- a CDS encoding radical SAM protein: MHWGDLKARILAYGTVRLAGTYRFHPEQSSAGPGAGGGGSVFFATSHGRIRLPLDDHSLLTLNADADGSAHLTGPDIDVYGCIEEAVYHCPRQAFITLSEGCIFSCRYCAVPTIAKRIKSVEEVTTMIERVIGDIDAISLTSGVLDSVEEDEARAVAMVRAVAPFGVPVGVSIYPLPGTPQRLKDAGACEVKFNIEAATEDLFREMCPDLDYEDTWTILEESVSVFGRNRVFSNVILGLGETDAEMEACIHRLVGIGVIPVIRPLTPSPNLPGLPRPTADRILRMTVFAGEELRKAGLNHTQAQTMCTLCGGCDLVAGRDV, from the coding sequence ATGCACTGGGGAGACCTGAAAGCCCGGATTCTTGCGTACGGCACCGTGCGCCTCGCAGGTACCTATCGGTTCCATCCGGAACAATCGAGTGCCGGACCGGGAGCGGGGGGCGGTGGTTCAGTCTTTTTTGCCACCTCCCATGGCCGTATCCGCCTTCCCCTCGATGACCATTCTCTTCTCACACTGAACGCCGATGCAGACGGCAGTGCACACCTTACCGGCCCTGATATCGATGTGTATGGTTGCATTGAAGAGGCCGTTTATCACTGCCCCCGGCAGGCATTCATCACCCTTTCCGAAGGGTGTATCTTCTCCTGCCGCTACTGTGCAGTCCCCACCATCGCGAAGCGCATCAAGAGTGTGGAGGAGGTCACCACCATGATTGAACGTGTGATAGGTGACATTGACGCGATTTCACTTACCAGCGGGGTGCTGGATTCTGTTGAAGAAGACGAGGCACGGGCCGTTGCCATGGTGCGTGCAGTAGCACCCTTCGGCGTCCCGGTGGGTGTCTCCATCTATCCCCTGCCCGGCACCCCCCAACGGCTTAAAGATGCCGGCGCCTGTGAGGTGAAGTTCAATATCGAGGCGGCGACAGAGGACCTCTTCCGGGAAATGTGTCCTGACCTTGACTATGAGGATACCTGGACCATACTGGAAGAATCGGTCTCCGTGTTCGGGAGAAACCGGGTATTCTCCAATGTGATCCTTGGTCTGGGGGAGACGGACGCTGAGATGGAGGCATGTATCCACCGTCTGGTGGGCATCGGCGTGATTCCGGTGATCCGACCTCTCACACCCTCCCCCAATCTACCGGGACTTCCCCGTCCGACGGCGGACCGCATCCTCCGGATGACCGTGTTTGCAGGAGAAGAACTGAGAAAAGCAGGCCTTAACCACACACAGGCTCAGACGATGTGTACCCTATGTGGCGGATGTGACCTTGTGGCCGGGAGGGATGTATGA
- a CDS encoding thiamine pyrophosphate-dependent enzyme: MTAPAPHENTGEGCLAAALRTAADCFYTVPGYPVTTLGEACGAVNTINEKVALEYALGDAVSGRRACVILKNVGLNACMDPLMNVAVQGLSAGAVIVVGDDTEVKGSQNAQDSRCIGRYAEVPLFSPEADDLTTVAEAAFQASEHFSRIAMVRVTPAVLATAAEGTPPARTDHKGTIADSSLTMRGRAEAAEMRQRAMVRWAQEQPVPALVYPPHQGRVPSCSTVSPPAGDPETMHSRGFARTFCRECPYIPLLEVMQEKNLHPVLDIGCGLLAKNPPWEVGITGYGLGSSPAVAATSTGVALIGDYALMHSGLSALADIREKGLPVLVVIVENGVLGMTGKQAAPDILPYINWASPVIVTAVDTDAIRAALVPEDRLKCVIIRGTCPDGEDHETVEC; this comes from the coding sequence ATGACTGCTCCTGCGCCGCATGAGAACACCGGTGAAGGTTGTCTCGCTGCTGCACTCCGGACAGCAGCAGACTGCTTCTACACGGTGCCGGGATATCCCGTAACCACACTGGGAGAGGCATGTGGTGCGGTCAACACCATAAACGAAAAGGTGGCGCTCGAGTATGCACTCGGCGATGCCGTCTCCGGGCGGCGTGCCTGTGTCATCCTGAAAAATGTCGGCCTGAATGCCTGCATGGACCCCCTGATGAATGTCGCCGTTCAGGGCCTCTCCGCAGGCGCGGTCATCGTTGTCGGGGATGACACCGAGGTGAAAGGTTCTCAGAATGCACAGGACTCCCGCTGTATCGGGAGATATGCAGAGGTGCCGCTATTCTCCCCGGAGGCAGATGACCTCACCACGGTGGCAGAGGCGGCATTCCAGGCATCAGAACACTTCTCCCGCATCGCAATGGTGCGGGTGACACCGGCAGTCCTTGCAACAGCGGCGGAGGGGACGCCACCGGCACGGACGGACCATAAGGGAACCATCGCTGATTCATCACTGACCATGCGGGGACGGGCTGAGGCAGCAGAGATGCGGCAGAGGGCAATGGTGCGATGGGCACAGGAGCAACCCGTCCCCGCCCTCGTATACCCGCCGCACCAGGGCCGGGTGCCGTCCTGTTCAACAGTCTCCCCGCCGGCAGGTGACCCGGAGACGATGCATTCACGCGGATTCGCCCGCACCTTCTGCAGGGAGTGTCCGTATATTCCCCTTCTTGAGGTGATGCAGGAAAAGAACCTCCATCCCGTCCTCGATATCGGCTGCGGCCTCCTTGCCAAAAATCCCCCGTGGGAGGTCGGCATCACGGGATACGGGCTGGGATCCTCTCCGGCGGTGGCAGCTACGAGCACCGGCGTGGCACTGATAGGCGACTATGCACTGATGCACTCGGGACTGAGTGCCCTTGCGGACATCCGGGAGAAGGGGCTCCCGGTTCTTGTTGTGATTGTAGAAAACGGCGTCCTGGGGATGACCGGAAAACAGGCGGCACCGGATATCCTGCCCTATATAAATTGGGCATCGCCGGTCATTGTAACCGCCGTGGATACCGATGCCATCCGGGCCGCACTGGTGCCCGAAGACCGGCTGAAATGCGTAATTATCCGGGGCACCTGCCCTGATGGAGAAGACCATGAAACCGTGGAATGTTGA
- a CDS encoding homocitrate synthase family protein produces MKPWNVEICDVTLRDGEQTPGVSFTCTEKMEIASLLDETGVEVIEAGFPVVSDNEFRCVQQICRMGLDSRICCLARAVPGDIDAAIECEVDLVSIFIATSDLHMRIKYRCSPDEMLERALGMVDYAHDHGIAVRFAAEDASRTDHTFLQRMYAAGAEHGAEYSGFADTLGFMTPVEMIHFMEHTGSRIPNKLAVHCHNDLGCATANTITAAEYGAFQLHTTVNGIGERTGNARLEEVLALLRLKGGVDRYDLTRLPALSKKVEECSGIVMMDTKPVVGKNAFSHESGIHIAAMIEDPEAYEYLRPETVGRERQYILGKHTGRKAIEHVIASKGCSLTPGQMHWLLCQVKKVSEGKCRITDEVLMDLLREAHKQEQV; encoded by the coding sequence ATGAAACCGTGGAATGTTGAAATCTGTGACGTGACACTTCGTGATGGAGAACAGACACCGGGTGTGTCATTTACCTGTACAGAGAAGATGGAAATCGCCTCCCTCCTGGATGAAACGGGAGTGGAGGTCATTGAAGCCGGATTTCCGGTAGTATCGGACAATGAATTCCGGTGTGTGCAACAAATCTGCAGAATGGGGCTTGACTCCCGCATTTGCTGCCTTGCACGTGCCGTTCCCGGCGACATTGATGCGGCTATCGAATGCGAGGTAGATCTGGTGAGTATCTTCATTGCCACATCTGATCTGCATATGAGGATCAAATACCGGTGTTCCCCCGATGAGATGCTGGAGCGGGCCCTCGGTATGGTTGACTATGCCCATGACCACGGCATCGCGGTCCGGTTCGCAGCAGAGGACGCGTCCCGCACTGACCACACCTTTCTGCAGCGGATGTATGCGGCAGGTGCAGAGCATGGTGCTGAGTACTCGGGCTTCGCTGACACCCTCGGTTTTATGACACCCGTTGAGATGATACATTTCATGGAACACACCGGCAGCAGAATCCCGAACAAACTTGCCGTCCACTGCCACAACGACCTCGGGTGTGCCACCGCAAATACCATCACCGCAGCAGAATACGGCGCATTCCAGTTGCACACCACAGTGAACGGCATCGGTGAGCGGACCGGCAACGCCCGCCTGGAAGAGGTGCTCGCCCTCCTGCGGCTGAAAGGCGGGGTGGACCGGTATGACCTCACCCGTCTTCCCGCACTCTCCAAAAAGGTGGAGGAGTGCAGCGGCATTGTGATGATGGACACCAAACCCGTCGTCGGCAAAAACGCCTTCTCCCACGAAAGCGGCATTCACATCGCGGCGATGATCGAAGACCCGGAGGCCTATGAATATCTCCGCCCGGAGACGGTGGGAAGGGAGCGCCAGTATATTCTTGGCAAACATACCGGCAGGAAGGCAATCGAACATGTCATCGCTTCGAAGGGGTGCTCCCTCACCCCTGGCCAGATGCACTGGCTTCTCTGCCAGGTAAAAAAGGTCTCAGAAGGGAAATGCAGGATCACCGACGAGGTGCTCATGGACCTCCTGCGTGAAGCACATAAACAGGAGCAGGTATGA
- a CDS encoding aconitase/3-isopropylmalate dehydratase large subunit family protein: MSTLSERILGGPAGSYVDRRIDRAFAHDGTGVLAMEAYRRMGTPEPTRPETVSIIYDHLAPANTSQTATLQKELREFAAAKGFSLTDVGGGICHQLMSEGRVLPGEVVVGADSHSCTTGAFGAFSTGVGATDMAAIWAEGSTWFRVPETIGIDLSGRLPAWCEAKDIVLTVTGKIGMDGGTYRALEYTGDGAAALSMAGRLTLCNMAVECGAKAGLFYADKTTQEYLARYGHEVEQQKPEEGPYCRELHIDLADTEPVLSVPHRVDTVAPVTDYAGTPLDQVFVGTCTNGRYEDLERFARIVRGKEVACRTIVVPASRAIMQQAAKTGVLADIIGAGCMVGPPGCGPCLGMHMGVLGEGETALSTANRNFKNRMGVGAEYYLGSVATAAVSALAGEITSPEGIL; this comes from the coding sequence ATGAGTACACTTTCTGAACGGATCCTCGGCGGTCCTGCAGGCAGCTATGTGGACCGTCGAATCGACCGGGCCTTTGCCCACGATGGCACCGGTGTGCTTGCGATGGAGGCCTACCGCCGGATGGGAACACCCGAACCGACACGCCCGGAGACAGTATCGATCATCTACGATCATCTGGCACCGGCAAACACCTCACAGACTGCCACCCTCCAGAAGGAGCTGCGTGAATTTGCCGCGGCAAAAGGGTTTTCCCTCACCGATGTCGGCGGTGGCATCTGCCACCAGCTGATGAGTGAAGGGCGGGTCCTGCCCGGGGAGGTGGTTGTCGGCGCAGACTCCCATTCCTGCACGACAGGGGCCTTTGGTGCCTTCTCCACCGGGGTGGGGGCAACCGACATGGCAGCGATCTGGGCGGAAGGCAGCACCTGGTTCCGCGTCCCGGAGACGATCGGGATCGACCTGTCCGGCCGCCTGCCTGCATGGTGCGAGGCAAAGGACATCGTCCTCACCGTCACCGGTAAAATAGGCATGGACGGCGGCACCTACCGTGCATTGGAATACACCGGTGACGGCGCGGCAGCTCTTTCGATGGCAGGGCGCCTGACTCTCTGCAACATGGCAGTTGAGTGCGGTGCAAAAGCGGGCCTCTTCTACGCAGACAAAACGACACAGGAGTATCTCGCCCGCTATGGCCACGAGGTGGAGCAACAGAAACCGGAGGAGGGGCCCTACTGCCGGGAACTCCATATTGACCTCGCAGACACCGAACCTGTCCTCTCGGTTCCACACCGGGTGGATACTGTGGCACCAGTGACAGACTATGCAGGGACACCCCTGGATCAGGTCTTCGTCGGCACCTGTACCAACGGCCGCTATGAGGATTTGGAACGCTTTGCCCGCATCGTACGCGGCAAAGAGGTTGCGTGCCGCACCATCGTGGTACCGGCGTCGCGTGCCATCATGCAGCAGGCGGCAAAAACCGGTGTCCTCGCAGATATCATCGGTGCCGGGTGCATGGTCGGCCCGCCGGGATGCGGCCCCTGTCTCGGAATGCACATGGGTGTCTTAGGCGAAGGAGAAACAGCACTGTCAACCGCAAACCGCAACTTTAAAAACCGGATGGGTGTCGGAGCGGAGTATTATCTTGGATCGGTAGCAACCGCCGCCGTGAGTGCACTCGCAGGTGAGATCACCTCACCGGAGGGAATCCTATGA